Within the Vigna angularis cultivar LongXiaoDou No.4 chromosome 10, ASM1680809v1, whole genome shotgun sequence genome, the region gagataagaccaagtTACAGTATATAACTAGATACAAACTTCAACTTACAAGTCGGCTTTATAGTCCAATTCTTAACAATCTTCAATGCACTTTTCTCTTCAATACACTCTACTCTTAACACAGATACAAACATTGGatacgatatatatatatatatatatattaaacatcattaatattttaaattgacaaTTGAGATTTGTTtcaaaattatctataaaaaaaagttagtcAAATATAACAATCTGAATATGTTGTTACCTAATACAAAAAGTAATCTAATCTATATCTAAGGTccaaaaagtgaaaaaggaTCTAATTCATTTAAGACTTTCGCCCCTTCTTCACCATTGCCATTGAAAAAGGCAATCAGGTTGAGATTCACCCAAAGATAAATTAACAACTTCAAAGAATTTCATAGACAAGaactaataaaaatactaataatatatataatataaatattcatgATTATATAAGATCTGCTCCTTAATTctatcaatataataaaaatttataataagttttttaacttttaaattgtaaaagaaaaaaagccgTGCTTGCCTTCATTAAGGTTGTGTCAAACGTGTCAAAGACccaaaaaaagtataaatatgctaaatatttaatataaacgTATATAGGATTTTCTCCTTGtttctatattataaaaatctaaacatatataatataaatattcctGATTATATAGGATATGCtccttatttctataattataatagaaattTACACAATAAGTTTCTTAGTTTTCAACTTACAAATTCATGTTTGGCCTCATAAACATTGAGTTGGACGTGTCAAAGACCCAAAACACGTTTTTAAATCAGACACTTCAGCAGAGTGTTCAGTACGTGTGGTATGAATATCGGTATCCAATACATATTGGACACTGAGACATACCATTAAAGAAGCATGTCCGAGCTTCATAATACAACTAACAATCATttgaagttttttattttttttatttttccatacAATCTTTTCTTTTGTACAATTATAATGCAATCCATTGGTCATTTTGTAGCCAATTCTATTAGAATAGGCAGTCCCTCTTTTGTGTATATATTGAGGAACGTAGCAGAATAATGAGGTGTAGAATAGTGAGTGAGGTGGGATCTTGAGAAGGATCAACGATCATTATTGAATATAGCAACTAGAGCTTTGAGTTTAATAGCACTGACACCATATTAAAAAAGGTAGAACGGAGGGAAAAAGACGTATGtgtataaaagttttatatattcttCTGCTTAAGAAGAACCTTTGTCTAGAAAACCCTCCATTGGTTATTGTTTCTCTTGTTCTTGATGGACCAAATTACCATCTGTGATGACGATCTTTTCCTATGGTCTTGTTTTCAAAAACAAGTTCTGCGTCATTGCTGAGCCTCTCCTTGCACTTGTGCTCTATACCCAGCTTGGGAGAGAGCCACCATGATGGTTGTATCATGACTCATTCAATCTCATTGATTACACAAAGTGCTATATGGAGAGATACAACCTCAAGTATTTTGTCAGATCTTGAATATTCTTCAAGACACTATCATCTCTCAAACAAGGAGAGTTAAATTTTACTGACTATTCAACTGAAATGAAAATCCTTTGGGATGAGATGGACATTTTTCACCCTTTACCAGTTTGTGGTTGTGAAACCAAATGTTCTTGCAGGGCTTTTGTCACTATTACTACGTATAAAACTCAAGATTAGGTTATCAAGTTTCTTAGAGGACTGAATGATAGTTATTCTATTATAAACTCACAAATCATGTTGATGGATGCATTGCCATCATTAATAGTGTTTTTTCTTTGGTGGTTCAACAAGAGAGACAAACTTTTGGTGACACAATGGATCAATATAAAGTGATGGTACCTAAGGAAAGAGGATACGGTAGCAAACATTGCAGCACTATCATCATCCGAGCCCCTTGATAAGAAACTTCGGAAAGAACCCTAGGAAAGCCACACCACAAAGGATATCCGTTCTAATGGGAGAGCCCAAGCCCTTATAAACAACACACAAGAATCCTATATTACGATGTTGGACTCAAGTCCCATACCTTGCAATTTTCCCACCATAATAAATCCACCAGTTTCAGGTGGCTCGTGTGAACATGAAAACAAATCATTACATTTCATGGACTATTGTGCTTTGGTCATACCTGTTATCACATGCAAACTTGCATTGGAAAGATTTTGTTTACACTCGGTCCGTAATTGTTGTCTAAGCTTTTTAGTCTTGAATATCCTTAACCTCCTTGCAGTACGTTGAAGTTCCTTAAGATTTTCAACATCCCGCAATACTGCAGCAAATTGATGAAAGATTATTTATTGATTGTAGTCCAACCAAAACTGCCAGTGCTAAATACCCAAGAAAGTGTCAATCTTAGTACATATATAACAGTTACACTAagttaaaaattagaaacataCAGACATTCATGACCTACTATTTTGCATAAGATGATGACAAGTACAATAAGAAACTAAAGTACAAATGCAATTGATTGCAGCTTACTCTTTGTACATTAGGTAAGAAGAGCATAGCTCATCCAATtcttaacataatttttttatgaagttcgtttgaaaccaaatttataattttgtttacatGTACATTATACAGAATCTATATGAAAAGTACCATCAGACAGTTGACAGGCTCCTCTGTATAAGTTATGTGCAGGAACACCTTGAACAGAAGGATTGGAATCTGGAAGATAAATCCAGATAGAATGAAAATCAATATCAATTACTATTTTGAAAgataatgatatataattaCAGTAACATAACAATCAAGTCAGCATCAGGCTGGTTGTTGTCTTGACATTTTCCAGATGCTGCTTCAACCTATTTATCATCTTGAAAATAAAgctcattaaaaaaaactaaagactAATAAGTGCACATTATATATTAGTTTGATGCTGACTTATGCAGTAAAATTTTACCGTGTGAATTGAGGAGTTACATGACTGAAGAGAACTATAAATAGCCTATAATACTACATAGTATGAAGCATCAACCAATGTTCCTTCCATTAGTAACCGTGATAGAAAGAACAAAGTCAAGGAATCATAGTCTTGCTacatattaatgatatttatggAAGGAATACCCTTGCCCTGTTGACAGATACTTTTCTTCACAGCTTGCCCTGCAAATGCaatcaaattttctttatcTGTAACAATGATAGCAATCAGTTAATCCTAGGTTGctcaaaaaaacaatataaaggcAAACATGCTTTACTCACTGCTCTAACTCAGTTAATTTGACTGGATgtacaaataagttcttcaactAGTTTTCTCATGCTTATTGCATAGAAACTAAGcttttaaataacataaaaactCACATTTGGTATCCTAATAATCCCTTTCAAATGTGAGCTTCCTCCACATTGATACTTCCCCTCAAGCATCAAATTCAGGATTCTTCAATCACTGACTAGGTTTGTGGTCATGAGCATTACATATAAGAAACTAAAGACACCACCTTCAATCCAAAATATTAAGGCATTAGGTTTGTGGTCTTCTTTCATATATACTAATCATCATGCTTATTCCTAGGACACAAACACACACTTGAAGTcctaatactaataatataagTACTTAACATATTCAAAATCAAACTGTGAAAAGTTCAAGAATTGTCCCTCTCTTCACACTATTAGTTTCCTTATTATTCACCTGAAAAGTTGTTGCAAGGCAAAGTCTGATCCATACGCTTCTCAGTCCCATCTGTCACTGTTGCATTGTCTTTGGACCGAGCTCGACGTTTGATCTGGCTCAATCGAAGTATTCTACCTTTTGGTTGCTCATTTTCAGACTCAGATATAGTTTTTTTCTGTGACAAATCATTCTCACTTTTACACCGAGCTTGATGCTTTATTTGGTTCAGGCGGATTATTTTTCCTTGTGAATGTCTGCAGCGGCTATCGCCACCCCTCTTTTCATCCAAAAAAAGGTACTTGCATCTAGCTTGCTTCCGAATTTGAGTCAAGCGAGTTCTGGTAGCTACACATCAAAACCCACACTCTTAACTACTAACATAACAAACTGTAGATAATCTATGATCAATAAGCAAAGCAATACAGATACAACTATCAAACTATTCCAAACATTGACATTTTAAAGTGCACAAAGCACGAGAAAATTAATGAAGGCAGCATCACCAACCATCCACATTTATGTTGCTAACACGTTCGTGTGACATTTTTTGAACTACCATGCCACAATCTGTAACCTCGCCACAGTTGATTTTAGCATCAGTTAGTCTACTTCAACACCCATTAATTTGTTACGCTTCTGAAAAGCAGTAAGAAAATGCATGAGGAAACCAAAGcacacaaaagaaaacaaaatggcagtcacataaatgaaaatgacagcaaaaaaaacagagaaaaccCTAGAGGATACAGGGACAAAGGAGTCGCACAGTAGCAAAAGTTAGTACTCGGAAAAACAAGtacatgtttttttgtttttgtttttgtagtgtgtaCCTTTTTTTGTCTTCTTGAGGAGGAAAATGGAGTGAAGTGAAGAAAGATAGAAGGTGGTTATTGAGATGAAGACAACATATAAATatctgaaaataaattaaataaataataaataaggaaacaatCCTAAAAGGAGACTCCTAGgaataaaaaaacacaagtGGGGGGTACTGGGAAGATTTATAAGGAATGTGTCCCTATCTCTATGAGTACcgtagtaataataattaaatatttgatataaaaaagaaaagcaattaTTAATGTTGAGATTCAACGTTCCCCAATCATAAGTGATGCCAttaatctaataataaaaaggtTTACACTTATTTTGTGgttttaaatgtattaaatgtgactctttttttaaatttttgtccTTTCTTAGAGTATTtgttaattacaaaatttttggtttttgagACTTTTAAGGGCGTCAAATATTTTGTCGTGTTTAAGAAGAATATATTCTAACTAAGTTAAAAATCAAGAAACTTTGAAAGTCAATATAATGTCttcaacaactaaaaaatttaatagttattggcataaattattctttgtcgaattttatttatcttttgattGAGTTAGATTAACATGAAGAAAAATCTTTAAATACTagtagaaataaataaaaaaacaacattttttttcatacagCCTGTGAAAATTTGGAATTGACTCAcctgtttaaattttttactttaaataatttagtaaaaataagtattttttgttatcttaaaaaatatgttatttatcttaatttaatgAACTTATAATACCATTTACTTTCATTATTCTAGACAAAAATTCAACTCAATGTTAACAATGTCAAAGTAAATGTTCAACAAATAAGTAttgttttacaatttaatttaaaatcaattttacattcttttataaaaaaaattaaaaccattGTGTTCCATAGTAAAAAATACATCATCATAACTCAAATCTTCTTATGTCTAAAACTCTCTATAAGATcacttgaaatttaattaaaataaaatatttactttcgTTCATTAAATATCTTGCTAAGAGTGTTATCCTATTAACTTAAGTTTCAAAGTTCCCTttctttttatgtatatttgaTGATAATTAAATACTCGTGAAATTCTTATagatatattttcataaatattttaacttgaAATAAGTTAGTGGCACGTGATAAGTCATAAACAtccaaaataatcataataatattaaattgagTCTGGatgatttattaaaaagtttgaaattaatttgaatagtAGATGAGAAGCTTTTTTTGTCCTTTTAATTCTACATGTGTTCAATTCTTTATGATTGAAAAAATCTTTGAGAGATGACGGGAGGGCTTTGGAAGAGGATAATTGGTTTGGTCGTATACATATTTGATGCAACATATTGTTATTTGAGTGAGGAGTGTAGAATATCGCAATATATTAACGTTTATAAGAATTATAGGTAAAGAACTAACTCTAAGAGAAGATTATACCTCGTATTTAAAGGATATAATGGTAAcaatctatttaaaaatatcatggGTGTATCTCACTAATGTGAAAAGAGACTTCTACGACAATAGTTAATGTTGGCTAAAAACCATCGTACTCAAATAAAGTGcaacaatattattaaaataaaagtgatattTTCAATGATGGTTATCATTAAAAGTGGAACAATGAGAAAACAACAACGATTATACAATAGAGTAGTAGATAAATTATAGTTtacatttcatatattttacttaattttggtttattgCACTTTGTGTTGATGTTTgaatgcatatttgattgtaaAGATTTTgtgtcatcattttcattttgtgtCATCAAAAGACTAATTGCTgtcaaaattttgtaaaatataaggGATGACGATTACGATTTATATACtatacaacaataataaaagtgAATATTCTCGAATAGGATAAAATCATacatttgataaaagaaaagtgagCTTTGTATGTATTGATAGAAAACTAATTTCAATCACGTATCTACAAAACATAGATATGGATTGGAGTTGGATTAATTAACCACATATAAATTATGATTACGAGAGAGGAgtgaaaaaatttatataattcacTCGATATAATGTTGGTAGTGTAGAAAATGGAGTAAGGATGGAGTGTTCTTGTGTGAATTGTTTGGTTGTGAGACACTATATAAGTACAATTATGTTGAAAAGTATGTGTGCGATAATTTAATTACAACATTTCTAAATATAAAAGGAAAGATGAAGGGTGATGTCAATGCTCATTTTAATATGTTTGAGAATATACGAAAGAAATTAGCACTAAAAGAAATTGGCACCAAAAGAAATTGGTAAGCAAACATATTTGCTTGCAACATATTACACTTTGTCTCAAAAGGAGAGAACAAATTTTTGTTAGTGTCTTAAAGTAGTTAAGGTACCACAAGAGTATTGTATCTATGCAAGATTTGAAACTAATTGGTTTAAAGTTTTATGATTGTCATGTTTTAATGTAACAATTATTGTCTATGACTATACGTGGAATCTTGCCAAAACAATGGTGAGACTTACTATAACCCAATTGTGTTCATTTTTCAATTAGATATGTAACAAAGTTATTGACCTTCAAAAGTTGTATGAACTTCAAGAAGAGATTGTTATTATCATGTGTCAACTAAAGatgttttttccttcattttttgttttgatatcaTGGTGCATTTGGTTGCTTTTATTTGTAGGAGAAATCAGATTGTGTGGGTCAATTTATCTACAATAGATGTTCCCAGTGGAACGATATATAAAGATTTTGAAGGCATATGAGAAAAATCAACATCATTCAAAAAAATCCTATTATTGAAATCATGGTGCATTTGGTTGCTCTTTTTGTAGGAGAAATTAGATTAAAGACCAATgacatttgttaaaaaaaaatcatacgaAAGATAAAAAGATCAAGACAATTAGAGAAATAAGTGTTGATGAAGCATAACAAAATTTTCATGGCATGGTTTCAAAAAGAAATTGTGAAGGCAACATTTGAAAATTAACTTGACTTGTAAATGGATTAAagtttaatgttttatgttgtTCTAGGTATCAAATGAatgaaagtttattttatacaaagtCTTAACATGATAAAAGCACAATGCAAAATATCATAGTTACTTTGGAGGCAAAGTCTATGCACTTCTCAGCTTGTAAAGGATTATAATTCTACTTTTGGATCTATACCCTATTATAGTGTTATAAAAGGAGTTTTGAGAGAGTAGTTATACCAAGTTTTTTGCACCCGTCTTCATGGGTTAACAACAAAACTTGTGTAAAAGTTGACAAATTAGGAataacatgaattaactttcaaaaaaccaaatataaagataaacaatttattatGACATATCAAGCTTCACAAATAATTTAGGTTACCAATCATACATTTGAAAACTAACATAATGTGTTACACGAAAggaaacaaaatcataaatatgaaaatgatcAAACTAATAATGAGACTTGTgagattaaattatttacataaacaatgattaacaaaaattatgataattttataaatgatatacATATAACTCGAAAATATCATgatgaagaaatatatatatatatatatatatatatatatatatatatatataacttcatattttcattttaattaattgttatttttagatAACTTATGATATAATAGACTTAGTTATTAATCTCGtccaaatatattattaacGTTGTGTTCTTTTAGCATTAGagtaatttatcatttttttaatattattattattattattattattataaaaacaacataatataaaacttaaatgataagaaaatttagaaatttaaacaaaataatatattataaagaaattttgaaaaaaaatgacaaaaaatctcaaaatgtaaattagaaaataattctCCTCACGATGAAATAATATAagtattataaaaatacaaattaaggATGTAGAAGGACTTTTTTTGCGATgtgatttgaatttaaatttatagaaatacatagatttttatttaaaaaaaggtttaaatgcttacttcgttctgatgttaagaggtgaatttctgtttagtatccagttttgaaaatgaagacattgggtccatatgttatgaaaaatgtatgaataaggtcatgtCCGTTAAGTGGACAACAACgacgttaagtccatgctgatgtgaccatatttttctcttctctctcttgcTGTCCAGCTTTTTCTCTCGCTGcttcagctttttctttgatgatttgttgaacttgttctttttttgtgaaccttattcatatacttttcataacatatggaccaatgtcttcatttttaaaagcGGTACTAAATAAAACATGACTGTATGCTGGAAACATGACTTTAAAAATAAAGGGGTTTATGACGttacaatattatatttctaaaacttgatttttatacttaactgatttaaaaaattatcaatacttTATTCATGTAAAAAGTATTTAGTCTAAGATAATCGTTTTAAGACAATAAAAAATGACATATTTTATTAGTAtagtaaactaattttttataattttagttcatttatttgaattttattagtATCTAAAATAATTGAACATGCGTTTAACTTTGATTCtattaactttaacttttttaaataattaaaatcgtaTTTAATCTTTATCAATTATTACATGTAAATGTAAaatctttaattatttcttatttaatattatttttttttctaatcaatACATTTGACAATTAATAAAGATTAATTACATTTTCAAATACCTTATgctttaagaaaatttaaataaatttaatgaaataaaaatgattatattaacataataatttttttattatactaaaaatgagattaaaaaataataaggatTTGATTTGAACCACCGCTTCAATCCGTTATCTCTATCCATTCGTGTTTTGTAGTGTCCTCTGTTTGATGTCATGCGTAAACTGCATCTGTTTCAGATGCAGTTTACAGTTAGTAAGAAATTAGCGTGACAACAATGGCAATGTCCATTCTCCAATGCATTTCACATTCTCCCATAGAAGTCAACATAGAAGTTGCACTTCAACCTTCACCCTCCATTCTTTCTCTCATACCCAAATGCACCTCTCTCAGAGAGCTCAAGCAAATCCAAGCCTACACCATCAAAACCCATCTCCACAACACCCACACCGTCCTCACAAAGCTCATAAATTTCTGCACTTCAAATCCCACAACCGCTTCCATGGACCATGCCCACCAAATATTCGATCAAATTCCCCACCCAGACATTATTCTGTTCAACACCATGGCACGTGGGTATGCGCGGTTTGATGACCCTCTCAGAGCAATTCTTCTTTTTTGTCAGGTTTTGTTCTCTGGCCTCCTTCCAGATGACTACACTTTCTCCTCTCTTTTCAAGGCCTGTGCAAGGCTCAAAGCGCTTCAGGAAGGTAAACAGCTGCATTGCCTTGCTTTTAAACTTGGGGTCAGTGGTAACATGTATGTGTGCCCAACACTTATTAATATGTACACTGCCTGCAATGACATGGATGCTGCTAGGAGGGTCTTTGACAAGATCGATGAACCGTGTGTCGTCGCGTATAATGCGATCATCACGAGCTGTGCTCGGAGTAGCCAGCCCAATGAAGCCTTGGCTTTGTTCAGAGAGTTGCAGGAGAGTGGCCTCAAGCCTACTGATGTCACCATGCTTGTTGCTCTTTCCTCGTGCGCTTTGCTTGGGGCGTTGGACTTAGGGAAGTGGATCCATGAGTATGTCAAGAAGAATGGGTTTGATCAATATGTCAAGGTGAATACTGCTCTTATAGATATGTATGCTAAATGTGGGAGTTTGGAGGACGCTGTTTCTGTGTTCAGGGAGATGCCTAGGAGAGACACACAAGCGTGGTCGGCGATGATTGTTGGCTATGCAACACATGGGCATGGATCCCAAGCCTTATCAATGTTGGAGGAAATGAAGAAGGCGAAAGTGCAGCCTGATGAGATAAGTTTTTTAGGTATACTCTATGCCTGCAGTCACAATGGATTGGTAGAGGAAGGTTATGATCACTTCTATAGTATGATTCATGAGTATGGGATTGTTCCAAGTATCAAGCATTATGGGTGTATGGTGGATTTGCTTGGTCGAGCTGGACGCTTGGAAGAGGCGTATAAGTTCATAGACGAGTTGCCGATCAAGCCGACACCAATTCTGTGGCGGACTTTGCTATCTTCTTGTAGCAGTCATGGTAATGTGGAAATGGCAAAGCAAGTAATTGAGAGAATCTTTGAGCTGGATGATTCCCATGGTGGGGATTATGTCATTTTGTCAAACTTGTGTGCAAGAAATGGAAGATGGGATGATGTGAACTACCTAAGGAAAACGATGGCAGACAAAGGAGCAATGAAAGTCCCTGGTTGTAGCTCAATAGAGGTCAACAATGTAGTGCATGAATTCTTTGCCGGGGATGGAGTTCGTTCCACTTCAACCGTATTGCACCGTGCACTCGATGAATTGGTAAAGGAATTGAAGCTGGCTGGGTATGTACCTGACACATCTCTGGTCTTTTATGCAGACATAGaagatgaagagaaagaaattgTTCTTAGATATCACAGTGAGAAACTGGCCATAACTTATGGTCTTCTGAATACTCCCCCTGGAACAACAATTCGTGTGGTCAAGAATCTTAGAGTCTGTGTGGATTGCCACAACGCTGCTAAATTTATATCATTGATATTTGGTAGGCAAATTATTCTAAGAGATGTCCAGCGatttcatcattttaaagatgGGAAATGCTCCTGTGGGGATTACTGGTAGTGGAGTTTGTTGAGCCAATagtcaatattttttatcaagatTAATGAAGAAACTGCTCTATTCATTTCACAGAATTGAGTGCTAATATTTTGTGCTTGGAAGGAATAGCCACTGTATGCAACTCGGAAGATAAACAAATCAAGGCCTCTTCTTAAATGTTGGGAATTGGTAATGGTCATGACTGTCAACTTCGGATCATTAGTGATGAGTTACCTATGTTAGTgtaaataatgaaagaaatgtACATTTAACTTTGTAATAGTAGATATCTTTTGATGTTGCAGATTTATTGTTACAAACCAAACAATTTAGTgataaaagagaagagagaaaaaaagtgcaATGTGATTTGTATGTTATTTGCTATCGAAAGGAAACTGCTTCTCTATTTTCCTTCTTTTGAGCATTTCTCTATGTACCATCCCACATTTCTTTTTTACCTCCACATTTCAAAAATAACAttcttcaaaatttcaaaatgtttagaatttttcaacgaatttcgaaattcaagaaagaaaaaaaagtgaagtgTAAAACTTTTTGAGatgtagaaaataattttgaaatttttaataaatatggcGGTAAAAAGAGAAATGTGGGATGGTGCAGGAACAAACACTCTTTCTTTTGGCACATAAACCTTCCTTACCTTCGGTGTCATATACCCCTCATGGACCAATTGCTCTTCCGGCCCATAACTTGTTGGGCTCCAACATTTTTACTGTAAGTAGCGAAGTTTTTTGAATGTTGCATAAAAAGCTTGATTTCTGTTCTATAGTTTTTATTCAATGtataatatattgatttttttaaactaaaatatttttaaccaaAAGATAAAGAGGTTATACCAGCAAACAATAAGgtgagaaaataatatttaaattaggataatttta harbors:
- the LOC108335335 gene encoding uncharacterized protein LOC108335335 isoform X2; this translates as MVVQKMSHERVSNINVDATRTRLTQIRKQARCKYLFLDEKRGGDSRCRHSQGKIIRLNQIKHQARCKSENDLSQKKTISESENEQPKGRILRLSQIKRRARSKDNATVTDGTEKRMDQTLPCNNFSDKENLIAFAGQAVKKSICQQGKDSNPSVQGVPAHNLYRGACQLSDVLRDVENLKELQRTARRLRIFKTKKLRQQLRTECKQNLSNASLHVITANSEAPKEFIPMKRLRLTELRREARLGNHFPALQGLPRN
- the LOC108335335 gene encoding uncharacterized protein LOC108335335 isoform X1; the encoded protein is MVVQKMSHERVSNINVDATRTRLTQIRKQARCKYLFLDEKRGGDSRCRHSQGKIIRLNQIKHQARCKSENDLSQKKTISESENEQPKGRILRLSQIKRRARSKDNATVTDGTEKRMDQTLPCNNFSDKENLIAFAGQAVKKSICQQGKDSNPSVQGVPAHNLYRGACQLSDVLRDVENLKELQRTARRLRIFKTKKLRQQLRTECKQNLSNASLHVITAANSEAPKEFIPMKRLRLTELRREARLGNHFPALQGLPRN
- the LOC108335335 gene encoding uncharacterized protein LOC108335335 isoform X4, with product MVVQKMSHERVSNINVDATRTRLTQIRKQARCKYLFLDEKRGGDSRCRHSQGKIIRLNQIKHQARCKSENDLSQKKTISESENEQPKGRILRLSQIKRRARSKDNATVTDGTEKRMDQTLPCNNFSDSNPSVQGVPAHNLYRGACQLSDVLRDVENLKELQRTARRLRIFKTKKLRQQLRTECKQNLSNASLHVITAANSEAPKEFIPMKRLRLTELRREARLGNHFPALQGLPRN
- the LOC108335335 gene encoding uncharacterized protein LOC108335335 isoform X3, which codes for MVVQKMSHERVSNINVDATRTRLTQIRKQARCKYLFLDEKRGGDSRCRHSQGKIIRLNQIKHQARCKSENDLSQKKTISESENEQPKGRILRLSQIKRRARSKDNATVTDGTEKRMDQTLPCNNFSGQAVKKSICQQGKDSNPSVQGVPAHNLYRGACQLSDVLRDVENLKELQRTARRLRIFKTKKLRQQLRTECKQNLSNASLHVITAANSEAPKEFIPMKRLRLTELRREARLGNHFPALQGLPRN
- the LOC108335138 gene encoding pentatricopeptide repeat-containing protein At2g02980, chloroplastic, giving the protein MAMSILQCISHSPIEVNIEVALQPSPSILSLIPKCTSLRELKQIQAYTIKTHLHNTHTVLTKLINFCTSNPTTASMDHAHQIFDQIPHPDIILFNTMARGYARFDDPLRAILLFCQVLFSGLLPDDYTFSSLFKACARLKALQEGKQLHCLAFKLGVSGNMYVCPTLINMYTACNDMDAARRVFDKIDEPCVVAYNAIITSCARSSQPNEALALFRELQESGLKPTDVTMLVALSSCALLGALDLGKWIHEYVKKNGFDQYVKVNTALIDMYAKCGSLEDAVSVFREMPRRDTQAWSAMIVGYATHGHGSQALSMLEEMKKAKVQPDEISFLGILYACSHNGLVEEGYDHFYSMIHEYGIVPSIKHYGCMVDLLGRAGRLEEAYKFIDELPIKPTPILWRTLLSSCSSHGNVEMAKQVIERIFELDDSHGGDYVILSNLCARNGRWDDVNYLRKTMADKGAMKVPGCSSIEVNNVVHEFFAGDGVRSTSTVLHRALDELVKELKLAGYVPDTSLVFYADIEDEEKEIVLRYHSEKLAITYGLLNTPPGTTIRVVKNLRVCVDCHNAAKFISLIFGRQIILRDVQRFHHFKDGKCSCGDYW